The following are encoded together in the Rhodanobacter soli genome:
- the lolA gene encoding outer membrane lipoprotein chaperone LolA: MKRFMLALSAVVLTLSLSAVAQAAAGPARARLDAFATGLHSLTGHFSQTLTDLNGHTSKNSSGTLALQAPRQFRWDTLAPYKQTIVADGSRVWMYDPELEQVTVRVQSSEEAHSPLTVLTDLKQMDKDFKVVEQGEHDGLAWLRLSSTAKDPQFDYADLGFDANGLARMTFRDQLGSTTDIRFSGWQRNAPIPPATFNFVPPKGADVIGDAPVIDVQPLKD; the protein is encoded by the coding sequence ATGAAACGCTTCATGCTTGCCCTGTCCGCCGTCGTGCTGACGCTGTCGCTGAGCGCCGTGGCGCAGGCTGCCGCGGGTCCGGCGCGCGCGCGGCTGGATGCCTTCGCCACCGGCCTGCATTCGCTCACCGGCCACTTCAGCCAGACCCTGACCGACCTCAACGGCCACACCAGCAAGAACAGCTCCGGCACCCTGGCGCTGCAGGCGCCGCGCCAGTTCCGCTGGGATACGCTGGCGCCGTACAAGCAGACCATCGTCGCCGACGGCAGCCGGGTATGGATGTACGACCCGGAACTCGAACAGGTCACCGTGCGCGTGCAAAGCAGCGAAGAGGCGCACAGTCCGCTCACCGTGCTGACCGACCTCAAGCAGATGGACAAGGACTTCAAGGTGGTCGAGCAGGGTGAGCACGACGGCCTGGCCTGGCTGCGGCTCAGTTCCACCGCGAAGGACCCGCAGTTCGACTACGCCGACCTCGGCTTCGATGCGAATGGCCTGGCCCGCATGACCTTCCGCGACCAGCTCGGTTCCACCACCGACATCCGCTTCTCCGGCTGGCAGCGCAACGCGCCGATCCCGCCGGCCACCTTCAACTTCGTGCCGCCGAAGGGCGCCGACGTGATCGGCGATGCGCCGGTGATCGACGTGCAGCCGCTGAAGGACTGA